In Alkalihalobacillus sp. TS-13, the following are encoded in one genomic region:
- a CDS encoding glycoside hydrolase family 2 TIM barrel-domain containing protein, with the protein MLSFLLIFSGLNVQALAEAGEEDPEWNNNPETFQVNREPAHATLMPYKDEKSALKGDRTKSTHYKSLNGKWRFHWAKNPDERPVDFFKEDYDVSKWDKIEVPSNWQLEGYDYPIYTNITYPWTGYEQPEPPKAPTIYNPVGSYKRTFTVPGNWKGEKVYISFQGVESAFYVWVNGEKVGYSEDSYTPAEFDITDYLKKGKNTIAVEVYRWSDGSWLEDQDFVRLSGIFRDVYLYSTPQVHMRDFAVTTDLDEAYEDATLNTEVIVTNNGNQTDEPYTIEGTLYDADQKKVSESPVEMQVDFNGKNEVTLDKDQLFKNPLKWSAEHPNLYTLVLALKDKDGKIVETMSSKVGFREFELKDGQMLINGKPITLKGVNRHETDPDRGRAVTEESMIEDIKLMKKFNINAVRTSHYPNQPRWYELADEYGLYLIDETNLESHGARGKLPASDPQWLPASMDRVKSMVERDKNHPSILFWSLGNEAGSGNTFKEMADWVHEKDPTRLVHYEGDNRWTDVESHMYPSVEGVENWAQTHPERPYILCEYAHAMGNSVGNLYQYWDVIDKYDNLQGGFIWDWVDQGLRWPTPTKKLVFDESSTELSGELFGDVVEGHSGDAIDGYVTLPDESALDITGKALTLEAWVKPESTNGHSPFIAKGDTQYAIKQNGEQLEFFVYDQNNSWVTVEAAVPEDWNGNWHHVAGVYDGQSLQLYADDELLAEKEFTGEIKSNAYPVNIGRNAEKGRTTNAVIDQVRIYDQALTLDELKDKNRTPGEDTVLWMDFDNMKEEQYEQKEYFAYGGDWGDNPNDGNFLDNGLVFPDREVQPELWEVKKVYQNIEMEDVDLVNGKMSIKNEHLFTNINAFDAKWELKADDKVIDSGKLSNLDIKPEEEKTVDVPFKQPELEEGVEYWLNVSFSLPKATSWAPKGHEVATEQFKVPFDVREREAEDISDMDDIKVDESDESVNVTGTDFEVTFDKKEGTISNFSFKDTELLKSGPEPDFWRAPNDNDRGNGMPSRTGTWRDAGSDREITDVSVEKLGTKAVRIDVNAVLPTTDESDYIASYIVYGSGEVVVKNTLMPGSGLPEIPALGMELTLPEEFEAMTWYGRGPHENYWDRKTGADVGLYESTVDDQFIPYLEPQETGNKSDVRWVTFTNKEGVGLMATGDPLVEVGALHYTEEDLETASHPYKLERRDDITVSLDYRQMGVGGDNSWGARPHPEFTLYPNKPYSYSYRLNPISKKDSPMDLSKRVITDDLVKGIDISGKPLEDFNAEITEYELDYLEGTISEVPEVQVTPVNENVEIEIDEAEDLPGVTTITASSADGLLEKTYTINFNLVPHLYLSDTDWESAVAGWGSVNKDKSVDGNPITLKAEDGKQIFEKGIGTHAHSEIVYDIEGKGYKFFESMVGVDQEMKGRTWGTVTFEVYLDGEKAYDSGLMKIDTPAKPVKVDLEGAKELKLVVTDSGDNNYEDHADWADAKYTTD; encoded by the coding sequence ATGTTGTCGTTTTTGCTGATTTTCAGTGGATTGAATGTTCAAGCACTGGCAGAGGCGGGGGAAGAGGATCCCGAATGGAATAACAATCCTGAAACCTTTCAGGTGAACAGGGAGCCGGCTCATGCCACGTTGATGCCCTACAAGGATGAGAAATCCGCTCTGAAAGGAGACCGGACGAAATCGACCCATTACAAATCATTGAACGGGAAGTGGCGTTTCCATTGGGCGAAGAATCCGGATGAACGGCCAGTCGATTTTTTTAAAGAGGATTATGATGTGTCTAAGTGGGATAAGATTGAAGTCCCGAGCAATTGGCAGCTTGAAGGCTACGATTACCCGATTTATACAAACATCACATATCCTTGGACAGGTTATGAACAACCAGAACCTCCTAAAGCACCGACTATCTATAATCCAGTCGGTTCATACAAAAGAACGTTTACGGTCCCTGGAAATTGGAAGGGTGAGAAAGTCTATATCTCGTTCCAGGGTGTCGAATCCGCCTTTTACGTGTGGGTGAACGGCGAGAAGGTAGGTTACAGCGAGGATAGCTATACCCCTGCTGAGTTCGACATCACCGATTACTTGAAAAAAGGGAAAAACACGATCGCCGTAGAGGTCTACAGGTGGTCTGATGGCAGCTGGCTAGAGGATCAGGATTTCGTTCGATTGAGTGGGATTTTCCGTGATGTCTATCTCTATTCGACACCACAGGTCCATATGCGTGATTTCGCGGTGACGACGGATCTTGATGAAGCCTATGAAGATGCCACCTTGAATACGGAAGTGATCGTAACGAATAACGGTAATCAGACGGATGAGCCGTATACGATCGAAGGAACCTTATATGATGCTGATCAGAAAAAGGTGAGTGAAAGCCCAGTCGAAATGCAGGTTGATTTCAATGGGAAAAATGAAGTGACTCTCGACAAGGACCAGCTTTTCAAAAATCCATTGAAGTGGTCTGCGGAACATCCGAATTTATACACCCTTGTCCTGGCACTGAAAGATAAAGACGGGAAAATTGTTGAAACGATGAGCTCAAAGGTCGGTTTCCGTGAATTCGAACTGAAGGACGGGCAGATGCTCATCAATGGGAAGCCGATTACATTGAAAGGCGTGAACCGCCACGAAACAGATCCGGATCGTGGAAGGGCGGTCACTGAAGAGTCGATGATCGAAGATATCAAGCTGATGAAAAAGTTCAATATCAATGCGGTCCGTACTTCCCATTATCCAAACCAGCCGAGATGGTATGAACTGGCGGACGAATACGGCCTCTATCTCATTGATGAAACCAATCTCGAGTCGCACGGTGCAAGAGGTAAACTTCCAGCGAGCGATCCTCAGTGGCTGCCTGCATCGATGGACCGGGTAAAAAGCATGGTGGAACGGGACAAAAACCATCCTTCGATCCTGTTCTGGTCATTAGGAAATGAAGCAGGAAGCGGAAACACGTTCAAGGAGATGGCGGATTGGGTTCATGAAAAAGACCCGACTAGGCTAGTCCACTATGAAGGAGACAACCGCTGGACAGATGTGGAAAGCCACATGTATCCGAGTGTAGAAGGTGTTGAAAACTGGGCTCAGACCCATCCGGAACGCCCGTATATCCTTTGTGAATACGCTCATGCGATGGGGAACAGTGTCGGGAATTTGTATCAGTACTGGGATGTCATCGATAAGTACGATAACTTGCAGGGCGGATTCATCTGGGACTGGGTCGACCAGGGATTGAGATGGCCGACACCTACGAAAAAATTGGTGTTTGATGAAAGCAGCACTGAACTAAGCGGCGAATTATTCGGAGATGTTGTCGAAGGGCATAGCGGTGATGCAATCGATGGCTATGTGACGCTGCCGGATGAAAGCGCTTTAGACATCACCGGCAAAGCTTTGACCTTGGAAGCATGGGTGAAACCTGAGTCGACCAACGGACACAGCCCATTCATCGCAAAAGGGGATACCCAATATGCGATCAAACAGAATGGCGAGCAGCTCGAATTTTTCGTGTATGATCAGAACAATTCATGGGTGACAGTGGAAGCGGCGGTCCCTGAAGACTGGAACGGCAACTGGCACCATGTCGCAGGTGTTTATGACGGACAATCCCTGCAGCTTTATGCGGATGATGAATTGCTTGCAGAAAAGGAATTCACCGGTGAGATCAAGAGCAATGCCTATCCGGTCAATATTGGACGGAATGCAGAAAAAGGACGGACGACGAATGCGGTGATCGACCAGGTCCGCATCTATGACCAGGCTCTAACGCTGGATGAGCTGAAGGATAAAAACCGTACTCCAGGTGAAGACACTGTCCTTTGGATGGATTTTGACAATATGAAGGAAGAGCAGTATGAGCAAAAAGAATATTTCGCCTATGGCGGGGATTGGGGAGACAATCCGAATGATGGAAACTTCCTTGATAACGGCCTCGTTTTCCCTGACCGGGAAGTTCAGCCTGAGCTTTGGGAAGTGAAGAAAGTCTATCAAAATATCGAAATGGAAGATGTCGATCTAGTAAACGGAAAAATGTCTATCAAAAATGAACATCTATTCACGAACATCAACGCTTTTGATGCCAAATGGGAATTGAAAGCGGACGATAAGGTGATTGATAGTGGGAAACTTTCAAACCTGGATATCAAGCCAGAAGAAGAGAAAACAGTGGACGTTCCATTTAAGCAACCGGAACTTGAAGAGGGTGTCGAGTACTGGTTGAATGTCAGCTTCAGTCTTCCGAAAGCGACTTCATGGGCACCGAAAGGGCATGAGGTGGCAACCGAGCAGTTCAAAGTACCATTCGATGTACGTGAACGAGAAGCAGAAGACATCTCTGACATGGATGACATTAAGGTAGACGAAAGTGATGAAAGTGTCAATGTAACAGGCACGGATTTTGAAGTGACCTTCGATAAAAAAGAAGGAACGATTTCAAACTTTTCGTTTAAAGATACGGAGCTGTTGAAGTCAGGACCAGAGCCGGACTTCTGGAGAGCACCGAATGATAATGACAGAGGAAACGGTATGCCATCGAGAACGGGGACATGGCGCGATGCCGGAAGCGACCGTGAAATTACGGATGTTTCTGTTGAGAAATTAGGTACGAAAGCAGTGCGGATCGATGTGAATGCCGTGTTACCGACCACAGATGAATCAGATTATATAGCTTCCTACATCGTTTATGGATCCGGAGAGGTCGTCGTGAAAAATACGTTGATGCCGGGTAGCGGCTTGCCTGAAATCCCTGCATTGGGAATGGAGCTTACGTTGCCTGAAGAATTCGAAGCGATGACATGGTATGGAAGAGGACCACATGAAAATTACTGGGATCGTAAAACGGGTGCGGATGTCGGCCTGTATGAAAGCACAGTTGACGATCAATTCATCCCATACCTCGAACCACAGGAAACCGGCAATAAGTCAGATGTCCGCTGGGTGACCTTCACGAACAAGGAGGGAGTCGGTCTGATGGCTACAGGTGATCCGTTGGTTGAAGTAGGCGCCCTCCATTATACGGAGGAAGACTTGGAGACAGCGAGCCACCCATATAAGCTTGAAAGAAGGGATGACATCACAGTCAGCCTCGATTACAGGCAGATGGGCGTCGGCGGGGATAACAGCTGGGGTGCAAGGCCACATCCTGAATTCACGCTGTATCCGAATAAGCCATACTCCTACAGCTATCGTCTGAACCCGATTTCTAAAAAGGACTCCCCGATGGACTTGAGCAAACGGGTGATCACCGATGATTTGGTTAAAGGCATCGACATCAGTGGGAAACCTTTAGAGGATTTCAATGCTGAGATTACAGAATATGAACTGGATTACCTGGAGGGTACGATTTCTGAAGTCCCGGAAGTCCAAGTCACGCCGGTCAATGAAAATGTCGAGATCGAAATCGATGAGGCGGAAGACCTGCCGGGTGTAACGACGATTACGGCAAGTTCTGCGGATGGACTGCTGGAGAAGACCTACACGATCAATTTCAACCTCGTGCCGCATCTGTATTTGAGTGATACTGATTGGGAAAGTGCCGTGGCTGGATGGGGATCGGTGAACAAGGATAAATCAGTAGACGGGAACCCGATCACTTTGAAGGCGGAAGATGGTAAACAGATCTTTGAAAAAGGGATCGGCACCCATGCCCATTCGGAAATCGTCTATGATATCGAAGGGAA